In Rhizoctonia solani chromosome 7, complete sequence, one DNA window encodes the following:
- a CDS encoding RPEL repeat protein produces the protein MLDAPNVRFLRFRLQNPTSRNKDIVNYFAKGLSPSDPSPLFPHLIGLDLLFEQNLVPYVSSGDLYTLYETVLMAYPSIKTLILLDRAWDDMFELRSWTLPCLERLVVGSASPSGLKALISARNDAGLGLKTLEVLYPRSFVHIVIGSRIYSTLRENIQFPKPWSCGPEWGLRVVGNTPDDPINRRHAIEMLEIPTTTDLTRLHLDHTQRTKTTAIWVTTLLHLARVLPLFNSRLHPVKNAIPGVGQSNTEEEEVIKPDETPLSPRSEQTKFNLEKGLKERPEKQELVNRNILKGEFYSKVAPALQAAQDRLQRSQLEDKLDKALENRPKPEELVKNGILNKDEVPSSH, from the exons ATGCTCGATGCACCCAACGTGAGGTTTCTTCGCTTTCGGTTACAAAACCCAACATCGCGAAACAAGGACATTGTTAATTATTTTGCGAAAGGTCTCAGTCCATCCGATCCCAGTCCCCTTTTTCCCCATTTGATCGGTCTCGACTTATTGTTCGAACAAAATCTAGTTCCATATGTGTCAAGCGGCGACCTTTACACGCTTTATGAAACGGTGCTCATGGCTTATCCGTCCATCAAAACCCTTATTCTACTCGACCGCGCATGGGATGATATGTTCGAATTAAGATCATGGACTCTTCCTTGCCTTGAAAGGCTGGTTGTTGGTAGCGCATCACCCTCAGGGCTGAAGGCACTCATTAGTGCACGGAACGACGCGGGATTAGGGCTGAAGACATTGGAAGTATTGTATCC AAGGTCATTTGTTCATATTGTTATTGGatcgcgcatatattctaCCCTACGCGAGAACATACAATTTCCTAAACCGTGGAGCTGCGGACCCGAGTGGGGTCTCAGAGTCGTTGGAAATACTCCCGACGACCCCATAAATAGACGTCATGCGATCGAGATGTTGGAAATTCCAACTACCACCGACCTGACCCGCCTACACCTGGACCATACCCAGCGAACCAAGACCACAGCAATATGG GTGACTACCCTACTCCACCTAGCACGCGTTTTACCCCTATTTAACTCACGTCTCCATCCAGTGAAGAACGCGATTCCTGGTGTCGGCCAAAGCAACaccgaagaggaagaggttATTAAGCCTGACGAGACACCTTTGTCTCCACGTAGCGAACAAACGAAATTCAAC CTTGAAAAGGGCTTGAAGGAGCGCCCCGAGAAACAAGAGCTTGTGAATCGGAATATTCTCAAAGGCGAGTTTT ACTCCAAAGTTGCACCTGCACTGCAAGCCGCTCAAGACAGACTGCAACGCTCTCAATTGGAGGACAAACTGGACAAGGCACTGGAGAATCGCCCCAAGCCCGAGGAGCTGGTTAAAAATGGGATATTGAATA AGGACGAGGTACCCTCAAGCCATTGA